From bacterium:
CATTAGTTTTTATTCCTAAATGGTCTAAAACCCTCGAAACAAGAAAATCAACTAAATCATTTATTGTTTTTGGGTGATGGTAAAAACCCGGGCAGGCAGGTAGGATTACAGCACCTGCCTGGACGAGTTCTAACATATTTCGCAGGTGGATGTAATTTAAAGGGGTTTCTCTTGGCACAAGAATAAATTTGCGTTGTTCTTTTAAAGCAACATCTGCGGTGCGTCCAATAAGATTATCTGATAACCCCGCCGCAATTCGACCTAATGTGCCCATACTACAAGGAATAATCACAAATGCATCAAAATAGTTTGAACCACTTATAAAATCAGGGCTTAAATCTTCACAATGAAAATAACTTATAGATTTTCCTTCTTTCCCCAGCAAATCTTCAGGTTTAAATTTTTTTAAATCTACTTTTAAATTTAACTCATCTTCAATAGTAAGAATAGAATTTTTAGATAGAGTAAGCAAAATCTCTATTTGCTTTTGTTGAACAAGTAATTCAAGTAATCTTTTCGCATAGATAATTCCACTTGCTCCGGTAATAGCAACAATTATCTTCATTTACAAACCCTTTTCATAGGTAAGCCCTATCTATCCTCATTTTACCTTTGTTTCTGTAGATTTTCAATATAGTCTTTAACTTTATTATACCAGATTTCAAACTCCTCTTTTACTTTATCTTTTGGATAGTTTCCATCATAGAAATATTTTATATGTAAGGTGGATATATAATTTTCAAATTCTTTCTGATATAGATTAGGGAGTCTCTTTTTAAGTTCACCCCATCTCTTTTCATCAGTAGATAAATATACCATTGAAGCAAATCTTACAGCATGAAATAAACTATTGAAAGCATTTCTGAAAAAGTGCTCTTTCCTTAATTTTTCTTTAATCTCTAATCCTAATTTCAGAATATCTTTCGCATTTTTCAATTCTGCTTTTGCTTCTTTATAGTTTGGCTTATTGGTATCCTTAGTCGCTTCCATTAAATACCTCCCATCCCCATATAAAATTTTATTAAAAACTAACACTGCATTAGCTAATCCATCTAATGACTCATCAATTCTATTGACTACAATATCAATCCAGTATGGGAAATTTAAGTTTGAAAGAGCATCTAAATAACCTCCGTAGCCCTTCTTTTTTTTAGTAAATATTAATAAGTCTAAATCTCTTGCATACTCAAGGCCATAGACAGAACTCCCAAATTGTATGATTTCTACTATATCAGGGTCGTATTTAAGTAATAGAGACTTTATTTGATTAGAAAATTCTTTATTTAATTTCAAGTTATGACTCCTCTTTTTATTCTTGATTTATTTTATCACAGAATTAAAGGCTCTGTCAACTAAAAAATGATGAAAACAGGTAACCGTTCACCTCACCACTTACTGATTACCATCTCTCCCCAGATACTATCTATTTTTCTTTTTACTGCCTTTGACATCTTTATATCTTGTGGCCATTCTCTCATAAAACCTTCTTCTTTAGACTTTTTGGTAGCATCAATGCCGACTTTAGAGCCTAATCCTGGATAAGGTGCGGCATGATTTAAGGTATCAACAGGTCCCTCAACAAATATAAAATCACGCTTGGGGTCAACATTATTTCCGATACGCCAGATAACCTCTTGCAAATTCTGGACATCTACATCTTCATCCAAAACAACAATTATTTTCGTGAACATCAATTGTCCTAATCCCCATAAACCATGCATTACCTTTTTGGCATGACCAGGATAACTTTTTTTAATTGAGACAAAGGCTAAATTATGAAATACCCCTTCAATGGGTAAATTTATGTCTATTATTTCTGGGAATATAAGTTTTATCAAAGGTAAAAATATTCGTTCTGTGGCTTTAGCCATAAAACAATCTTCCATAGGTGGTTTACCAACAATGGTTGCTGGATAAATAGGATTTTTTCGATGGGTGATACAGGTCAGATGAAATACCGGATATTTTTCTGGAAGTGAGTAATAGCCTGTATGGTCACCAAAAGGTCCTTCAAGTCGCAATTCTTCCGTAGGGTCAACATAACCTTCTAAAACTATCTCTGAGTCAGCAGGAATTTCTAAATCAATTGTTTGACATTGGGTAATTTCTACAGGTTTTTTTCGTAAAAATCCAGCAAATAGCAATTCATCTATTTCTTCTGGTAAAGGGGCAGTGGCGGCATAAGTAATTGCCGGGTCACCACCTAAACAAACAGCAACAGGCATCTTTTCTCCGACTTCTTTATATAATTGAAAGTGTTTTGCCCCAACTTTATGTGGATGCCAATGCATACCTGTAGTCTTTGAATCATACACCTGCATTCTATACATCCCCAGATTACGGATACCTGTTCTGGGATTTTTAGTAATAACAATAGGCAGGGTAATAAACTTACCTCCATCTTCGGGCCAGCATTTTAATATAGGTAAAATGCTCAAATCAGGATTATCAATAATTATTTCTTTACAAAGTCCTGCTGATACTTTCTTAGGAATGAATGAGGCAAATTGAGATACTTTAGGAATTAATTTAAGTTTATCTATTAAATTATCCGGAACTTCGGTATTTATAAGATTTTCAATCTCAGTAACTATTTTATTGAGATTTTCTACCCCTAAAGCCAATGCCATTCTTTCCATTGAGCCATAAGCATTTGTCACAACAGGAATTAAAGCCCCATCTACTTGTTCAAATAATAACGCCGGTCCCTGATTTTTACAGAATCTATCTGTAATCTCGGTAATTTCTAATATAGGACTAACTTTAGTCTTTATCCGTTTTAATTCTCCTATTCTTTCAAGTTCTTGTATAAATTCCTGAAAAGATTTATATGCCATTGTTAAAAACCCTCTTATTCTTTTATCGACATTTAAACAAGAAATCTTTAGAGTGACTGTCTGTTGTCAAAATCGGTCAAGTAAAATTTTGTTGACAGAATATAACCTTTGTGATAAAATTAGACAATAGACAGAATAAGGTTTCACAAATTACCATTCACCAGTTACTAATTACTAAAAGACGGAGGTTTTTGAATAATGGATAAATTAGCCAGGGAGATTGATAAATTTAAAGGTGTCAAAATATTAGTTATTGGCGATTTGATGATAGATGAATTTATCTACGGTAAAGTAGAGCGTATTTCACCTGAGGCGCCAGTGCCTGTGGTTGAGGTAACTTCAATTACCTATGCTCCAGGCGGAGCGGGAAATGTAATTAATAACATCTATTCATTAGGAGGGAAAATATATCCTGCTGGCGTAATCGGAGATGACGGAACCGGCAAAAAATTACTTACAGATTTTAAAGCAAAAGGAGTTGAAATTGATGGCGTAGTGATTGATAGCGAACGACCAACAACATTAAAATCAAGAATTATTGGTCATTCCCAACAAATAGTCAGGGTTGACCGCGAAGAACGTTCTAATATCGATGAATGGGTTTGTAAACAAATATTAAGTTTTTGTAGAATGGTCATCGAAGATATTCAGAGTATTGTTATCTCTGATTATGGTAAAGGAGTCATCAATGCAAGATTGTTAGAAGAAATTATCCCGCTGGCTAAAAAACATAATCTACCAATAATAGTTGACCCAAAAGAAAGTCATTTCTTGAATTACAAAGGAATAACAGTAATCACCCCTAATCTTAAAGAGGCAGAAAGTTTAACCCGTAAAAAAATAGTTGATGACGAATCTTTGATTAATGTGGGCAAAAGTATTTTAGCCCAGTTAGAAGCTAAAGGAGTCCTTATCACCAGAGGCGAAGATGGTATGACTCTATTTGAAGAAAATGGCGATGTGACGCATATCCCAACGATTGCTAAAGAGGTTTATGATGTTACGGGAGCTGGAGATACGGTTGTAGCGGTGATGGCAATGGCTTTAGGTGCAGGGTTGGATATGAAAACCTGTGCCAGATTATCTAATTGTGCCGCGGGAATCGTCGTCGAAAAAGTAGGCACCGCAACATTAAAAATAGATGAATTGCAGGAAAGAATTAAAAAACTTGAGTAAAATTAAAACCCTTGAGGAATTAAAAAATATAATATCCGATTTAAAAAATCAGGGCAAACAAATAGTTTTTACCAATGGCTGTTTTGATATTTTGCATTATGGTCATATAAAATACCTTGAAGAGGCAAAAACTTA
This genomic window contains:
- a CDS encoding flavin prenyltransferase UbiX → MKIIVAITGASGIIYAKRLLELLVQQKQIEILLTLSKNSILTIEDELNLKVDLKKFKPEDLLGKEGKSISYFHCEDLSPDFISGSNYFDAFVIIPCSMGTLGRIAAGLSDNLIGRTADVALKEQRKFILVPRETPLNYIHLRNMLELVQAGAVILPACPGFYHHPKTINDLVDFLVSRVLDHLGIKTNVVIKWKNPQ
- a CDS encoding menaquinone biosynthesis decarboxylase, giving the protein MAYKSFQEFIQELERIGELKRIKTKVSPILEITEITDRFCKNQGPALLFEQVDGALIPVVTNAYGSMERMALALGVENLNKIVTEIENLINTEVPDNLIDKLKLIPKVSQFASFIPKKVSAGLCKEIIIDNPDLSILPILKCWPEDGGKFITLPIVITKNPRTGIRNLGMYRMQVYDSKTTGMHWHPHKVGAKHFQLYKEVGEKMPVAVCLGGDPAITYAATAPLPEEIDELLFAGFLRKKPVEITQCQTIDLEIPADSEIVLEGYVDPTEELRLEGPFGDHTGYYSLPEKYPVFHLTCITHRKNPIYPATIVGKPPMEDCFMAKATERIFLPLIKLIFPEIIDINLPIEGVFHNLAFVSIKKSYPGHAKKVMHGLWGLGQLMFTKIIVVLDEDVDVQNLQEVIWRIGNNVDPKRDFIFVEGPVDTLNHAAPYPGLGSKVGIDATKKSKEEGFMREWPQDIKMSKAVKRKIDSIWGEMVISKW
- the rfaE1 gene encoding D-glycero-beta-D-manno-heptose-7-phosphate kinase; translated protein: MDKLAREIDKFKGVKILVIGDLMIDEFIYGKVERISPEAPVPVVEVTSITYAPGGAGNVINNIYSLGGKIYPAGVIGDDGTGKKLLTDFKAKGVEIDGVVIDSERPTTLKSRIIGHSQQIVRVDREERSNIDEWVCKQILSFCRMVIEDIQSIVISDYGKGVINARLLEEIIPLAKKHNLPIIVDPKESHFLNYKGITVITPNLKEAESLTRKKIVDDESLINVGKSILAQLEAKGVLITRGEDGMTLFEENGDVTHIPTIAKEVYDVTGAGDTVVAVMAMALGAGLDMKTCARLSNCAAGIVVEKVGTATLKIDELQERIKKLE